In Nostoc sphaeroides, the genomic window CTCTGTACCCTTTAGCCCACAAGACTTCATGCAAAAACTGTGTTTTTTATTTTGGCGTAAAGATGGCTGTTACAGGCGCTTTCACACAAGCAAAAACCAGCACAAATAATTTTTCGGGAAATTACCGAAAAATAGCCAAAGTCAACAGCCTAGGTACAACCCAAATTACAGTCACCGCTAATGCTTCTAGTGCTGTTTCCGGTAATCAAACAGTTAACTTAGGTGTAACCGGAACAGGCATCACCGCCGAAGATTACAACCTGAGCAACAATATCATCACAATTCTTGACGGACAAACCGCAGGTTCTGTCACCTTCACAGTTGTGGATGATGTTTTAGTTGAGGGTACAGAAACCGCTACTTTAACCATCAGTAACCCTTCTGCTAATATTAGCCTTGGCACTACCGTTTCTCAAAACATCACGATCGCTGATAACGAAGTTGCTGCGTTTCCAACTGTCAACTTATCTCTGAGTGCTACTGCTGGCTTGGAAGCAAACACAACAGCTATCACCGTTACTGCTACTGCCTCCAGTGCTGTATCTGGCAATCAGACCGTTAATTTAGGGGTTTCGGGAACAGGCATCACCACCGGAGATTTTTACCTCACCAACAATATCATTACCATTCCTAGCGGACAAACCACTGGTTCTGTTACCTTTATTGTTGCCGATGATGCGATCGCCGAAGCAACAGAAACCGCAACATTGACAATTGCTACACCCTCGGCAGGCATTATCCTGGGCAGCACCACTGAGCAAAATATTACAATTACCAACAATAACTCCAGCTTTTTGCAGAAAGTTGGTGGCTTCACCAGTACTAATGGAGCCGAAATATCCGCCTTTGATTCTGGAAGCGATCGCCTGTTTGTGGTTGCTGGCAGCATAGTTGAAGTTTATAGTGTCAGCAATACAGGGGCGCTCACCTCGGCTGGTTCTTTGACAACAGGATTTACGCCGGGAGCAGGGACACAAGCTATTCCCAACAGCGTTGCGGTGAAAAATGGCATTGTCGCAGTCGCCTACGCCATTCAAAACACCAGCACAAACGCCCAACAGACAGGACAGGTGAGTTTTTACAATGCCGCCAGTGGCACATTCTTAAACTCCGTAGCAGTGGGTGCATTACCTGATATGCTCACCTTTACGCCCGATGGCACGAAGGTATTAGTAGCAAATGAGGGAGAACCTAACAGCTACGGGCAAGCAAATTCGGTAGATCCTGAAGGTTCAGTCAGCATTATTGACATTTCTGGTGGCGTGGCGAGTGCAACCGTTGCCCAAGCTTTATTTACGAGTTTCAATAGTCAGATTGCCACGCTCCAAGCCGCAGGCGTGCGGATCACTGGGCCAGGCTCGACGGTGGCACAAGATTTAGAACCAGAGTATATTGCTGTATCTCCAGACGGTCAAACTGCACAGATTACGTTGCAAGAAAATAATGCGATCGCCATCCTAGATATTACCAGCGCCACCATCACCAGCATCTTACCTCTGAGTGCGAAAAATTACAATCTCCCAGGCAATGGATTAGATGCCAGCGATCAGGATGGTGGGATCAATATTCGGAATGTGCCAGTGTTTGGGTTATATCAACCCGATGCGATCGCTAGCTTCAGTGCCAACGGACAAGCTTACTACATCACCGCCAACGAAGGAGATTCCCGTGATTACACTGGTTTTAGCGAAGAAATCCGGGTTGGCGCAACCGGATATGTTTTAGATCCAACTGTTTTCCCCAATGCAGCAACCTTAAAAAATAATGCCAATCTGGGACGGTTGCAACTAACCAACGCCACAGGAGACACTGACAAAGACGGAGATTTTGATCGCATCGAAGCATTAGGGGGACGTTCCTTTTCTATTTGGGATGCAAGCGGTAATCAGATATTCGACAGTGGCGACCAATTTGAACAAATCACCGCAACCAAAGTACCAACTCTGTTTAACTCAGATGGTACAGTTGCAACCTTTGACAGCCGCAGCGATAACAAAGGGCCCGAACCTGAAGGCGTAGTGATCGGAGTCATCAATAACCGCACATACGCTTTTATTGGTTTAGAACGTACTGGCGATGTCATCGTTTACGAAGTGACAAACCCGCAAGCGCCAAGCTTCGTTCAATATATCAACACACCCGAAGATATTGCGATCGAAGGGCTAACCTTTGTCTCGGCGGCTGAGAGTCCCACAGGCAAGCCTTTATTAGTTACCACGAACGAAGTCAGTAAGACGGTTGCGGTGTTTGAAGTAACTCCATCCGTTCGCATTAGCGACATTCAGGGAACGGGGCATATCTCACCCTTGAGAGGTCAAACCGTCAGCAATGTAGCGGGAATTGTCACGGTTACAGCTAGTAATGGTTTTTACTTGCAAGACCCCAACCCAGATAGCGACGATCGCACTTCTGAAGGTATTTTCGTTTTCACCTCATCAGCACCAACCGTATCTGTCGGCGATTCTATATTAGTCAATGGAACAGTCGCGGAGTTCCGTCCCGGTAATAATGCAAATAACCTGACGGTAACACAAATTACTAGCCCTACAATTGTCACACTCTCCAGTGGCAATGCTTTGCCAACTGCCACAATTCTGGGTAATGGCGGCAGAACCATCCCAACCACAGTAATCGATAACGACACGACTGGTAATATCGAAACTGGAACGACCACTTTTGATCCTGCCCAGGATGGCATCGACTTCTACGAAAGTTTAGAAGGAGTGCGAGTACAGGTCAATAACCCGATTACCACTTCACCCACTGCAAGCTTTGGTACATCACAAGAAATTTGGGTATTAGCAGACAATGGGGCAAATGCGACTGGTCGAACGGTTCGTGGTGGTAGCCTAATTAGTGCTTCAGATTTTAATCCTGAGCGGATTCAAATCGACGATCTCAACAATGCCTTAGTACTACCTGAAGTTAATGTTGGTACGCAACTTAGCAGTATTACTGGTGTCGTTAACTACGACTTTAGCAACTATGAAGTTTTAGTATCGGCTGCTCCCACAGTAGTACAGGACAGTACCCTGCAAAGAGAAGTTACAAATTTAACTCCCACCACTGACCAATTGACAGTTGCTACCTTCAACGTCGAAAACCTTGACCCAAGCGATGGTGCAATCAAGTTTAATAACCTTGCCAGCCGCATTGTCAATAATCTGCAATCACCAGATATCATTAGTCTGGAAGAAATTCAAGACAATAACGGAGCGACGAATGATAGCGTAGTTGATGCTAGCACCACCTTCCAAACATTAATTAATGCGATCGCTGTTGCTGGTGGCCCTACATATCAATATCGCCAAATTGACCCAGTAGACGATACTAATGGCGGTGAACCTGGTGGAAATATCCGGGTAGGTTTCTTATTTAATCCCAATCGTGTCAACTTTGTAGATCGACCTGGTGGTACTTCCACTTCCAGCACCACAGTTAGTAACGTCTCTGGTGTTCCTACAGTTTCTAATAGTCCTGGTTTGATTGACCCCACCAACTCGGCCTTTACTAGCAGTCGTAAGCCGTTAGTTGGGGAATTTACTTTCAAGGGTGAAACTGTTTATATAATTGGCAACCACTTTAATTCTAAAGGTGGCGATCAACCATTATTTGGTGTGAATCAACCGCCAACCCTCACCAGCGAAACCCAGCGTCAGCAACAAGCTACCCTGGTGAAAAACTTTGTTGATAGTATTTTAGCGATCAACCCCAATGCCAATGTAGTAGTAGCAGGTGACTTGAATGACTTTGAGTTCTCTAACCCTGTCACCACTCTAGAAAGCGCTGGGCTGAATTCATTAATTGAAACTCTGCCTCAAAATGAGCGTTACACCTACAACTTTGAAGGCAACGCCCAGACACTTGACCACATTTTAGTGAGTAATAGTTTGCTCAGTAAGCTGGATGGGTATGATGTAGTTCACATCAACTCAGAGTTTGCCGATCAGGATAGCGACCATGACCCTAGTGTAGCTCGGTTTAATCTCTCTAGAAACAATGCTCCCACTGTAGTACAACCGATTGACGACCAAATCATCTCTACTGACAAACCTTTTTCTTTCAATGTCAGTAACAAATTTGCTGACGTAGATCAAGGCGACACCCTCAGCTACAGCGCTACAGGCTTACCCACCGGATCTAGTATTGTTGCTAGTACAGGTGTGATATCCGGCACTATCTCCCAAGTTGGCATTTTCGGAGTCACAGTTACCGCTACTGATAGCAGTGGCGCTAATGTTAGCGATCGCTTTGACCTGACTGTTGCTAATAACAAGGCGACATTTGGCAACGACATTATCTTTATCGACCAACTTAGTGGTTTGAACACAGTCAATGCCCTAACTGGGAGCGATCGCGTCATCGGCACTGATGGCAATGAGACAATCGATGGTGGAGTAGGCGATGACTACCTTGATGCCAAGGGCGGTAATGACATCATCTTCGGTGGACTTGGCAATGACACAATCTTAGGTGGACTTGGCAATGACACAATCTCAGGTGAAGTTGGCAATGACACAATCTCAGGTGAAGCTGGCAATGACACACTCGATGGTGGACTTGGCAATGACACAATCTCAGGTGGACTTGGTAATGACACAATCTCAGGTGGATTTGGCAATGACCGCCTAATTGGTTGGGGGGGTGGCACAAACGAAATTGACGTACTCAACCCGCTCATCATTAATCAGGGTGTAGATACTTACGTCTTGGGTGATGCTACTTCAGTTTTCTATGCCAGTTCCGGCAATCTTGACTATGCCAATATTGCCAGCTTCCGAGCAAACGATCAGATTCAGCTCAAAGGAAGTGCTAGCAATTACTCACTAGGCGTGTCTGCAATTAGATCAACTGTAGGTATTTTCACTAACAGTGGTACAGAATTGATTGGTGTTGTGGAAAACGGGTTAAACAGCAATACCAATTTGGCAACAGATACTCGTTTCGTCTTTGTTTAACGCAGATTTAAGCGATTGCCTTTAGGGAAACTTGAAGGCGATCGCGGATAAAGTGAAATCTACCTCAGAGCTAACCTATGGTAACTACAAGCACAGTTCGCTTTTCTCAGTTCAATGCTTCTTTGAATCGCAACGCAAAAGGTCAGTTAGTAACCGATCTGTCTACCTCTGACAATGCTCAAGCAAAAGCTGTTGCGGAAATTATTCAGCGTAACAACCCAGATGTGCTGCTGATTAATGAGTTTGACTACTCCCAAGAAGCAGTTCAGTTATTCAAGCAAAATTACCTTGCAGTCAGCCAGAATGGTGCAAATCCTGTTGATTACCCTTACTTTTACATTGCCCCTTCCAATACGGGTATTGCTTCTGGGTTTGACTTGAACAACAACGGCGCGGCAGTTACAACCCCAGGCGAACCGGGATATGGCGATGATGCCTTCGGATTCGGCAATTTCCCCGGTCAATTTGGGATGTTGCTGTTGTCCAAATATCCCATCGATACAGCTAACGTCCGCACCTTCCAAAACTTTCTCTGGAAGGATATGCCCAATGCTTTGCTTCCCGATGATCCGACAACACCACAGGCAAATGATTGGTATTCCCAGGACGAACTGGAAGTTTTACGCCTCTCCTCCAAAAGTCATTGGGATGTCCCAATCCAAGTAAACGGCGAGACAATTCATGTCCTCGCCAGCCACCCCACACCCCCAACCTTTGATGGCGTAGAAGACCGCAACGGTAAACGCAACCACGACGAGATCCGCTTTTGGGCAGACTATATTACTCCTGGTAAAGGTAATTACATCTACGATGATCAGGGAAAAATCGGCGGGATTGATGCTGGGTCAAGCTTTGTGATTGTGGGCGATCAAAATGCCGATCCTTTGGATGGTGATAGTTTTGACAATGCTATTCGCCAACTGTTGCAAAATCCCAATATTAATACTAATGTCATTCCTACTAGTCTTGGTGGCTCCCAACAAGCAGACTTACAAGGTGGTGCAAACGCTAGCCAAAACGGTAATCCTAGTTTTGACACCGCAGACTTTGCTGATACAACTCCCGGAAACCTGCGGACTGATTACGTATTACCCTCCGCTAACCTGACAATTGCCAACTCAGGAGTATTTTGGCCACTGAATACTGACCCAACGTTCCCCTTGGTAGGTACTTTTCCTTTCCCTAGTTCTGACCATCGCTTAGTATTTACAGATGTGCAAACTGGGCCAAATGAACCAGGTAAAACCATTCCTCGTGCAGGATTTGTGGAACAAACTACCTTTGTTACTGGTTTTATTCCTACTGGCGCGGCGGGAACTGTGAATGGGGTACAGACTCCGGTGGGCGGATTATCTGGTGTCACTTACGATGCAGCTAACAACCGCTACTACTCTGTCTCAGACGATCGCTCTCAATTTGGCCCCGCCCGCTTCTATACTTTAACTGCTGATACTGGGGTGACTTTTACCAATGTCACGCCCCTGAAAGATAGCAATGGCAACTTATTTGCAACATTTAGCATTGACCCTGAAGGCATTGCTTTGACCAATAATGGGACAGTCTTTATCTCTTCAGAAGGCGAAGTTAATCCTACTGCTGGTCGTGTTAGCAATCCCTTTATTAAGGAATTTTCGCTGACTACGGGGCAAGAAGTGCGATCGCTATTTGTCCCCAGCAAATTCCTGCCGATAGTTGAAGATACCAACAGCAACGGTATTGTCGATACAGGTGACACGCAGACATCAGGTGTTTACAATAATTTGGCATTTGAAAGCCTCACTATCACACCCGACCAAAAAACCCTATTCACCGCCACCGAAAACGCACTTTCTCAAGATGGATTAAGGGCTTCGCTTACCAGTGGCAGTCCTTCCCGGATTCTGCAATACAATCTGCTTAGTGGACAACCAGAAAAAGAATACCTTTATATTACCGATGCGATCGCGGATGTGCCCAACCCTAGTACAGGCTTTGCTGACAATGGTTTAGTGGATTTACTTGCGATCGATAATCGTGGCACATTACTGGCGTTAGAGCGCTCCTTTGCCCAAGGTGTAGGCAACACCATCAAAATCTACGAAGTTTCTTTGCAAGGTGCAACAGATATTAGCTTCTACGATTCTCTCAATAATTTGAGTGCTGAACAACTAGCTACTATCCAACCTCCTCAAAAGCGTCTGCTATTAAATTTAAATGATCTGGATTTGCCTAATGGTACAGATAACATCGAAGGCATCACCTTTGGCCCAAAACTAGCAGATGGTAGCCAGTCGATTGTACTGGTAAGTGACAACAACTTCAATCAA contains:
- a CDS encoding choice-of-anchor I family protein; protein product: MAVTGAFTQAKTSTNNFSGNYRKIAKVNSLGTTQITVTANASSAVSGNQTVNLGVTGTGITAEDYNLSNNIITILDGQTAGSVTFTVVDDVLVEGTETATLTISNPSANISLGTTVSQNITIADNEVAAFPTVNLSLSATAGLEANTTAITVTATASSAVSGNQTVNLGVSGTGITTGDFYLTNNIITIPSGQTTGSVTFIVADDAIAEATETATLTIATPSAGIILGSTTEQNITITNNNSSFLQKVGGFTSTNGAEISAFDSGSDRLFVVAGSIVEVYSVSNTGALTSAGSLTTGFTPGAGTQAIPNSVAVKNGIVAVAYAIQNTSTNAQQTGQVSFYNAASGTFLNSVAVGALPDMLTFTPDGTKVLVANEGEPNSYGQANSVDPEGSVSIIDISGGVASATVAQALFTSFNSQIATLQAAGVRITGPGSTVAQDLEPEYIAVSPDGQTAQITLQENNAIAILDITSATITSILPLSAKNYNLPGNGLDASDQDGGINIRNVPVFGLYQPDAIASFSANGQAYYITANEGDSRDYTGFSEEIRVGATGYVLDPTVFPNAATLKNNANLGRLQLTNATGDTDKDGDFDRIEALGGRSFSIWDASGNQIFDSGDQFEQITATKVPTLFNSDGTVATFDSRSDNKGPEPEGVVIGVINNRTYAFIGLERTGDVIVYEVTNPQAPSFVQYINTPEDIAIEGLTFVSAAESPTGKPLLVTTNEVSKTVAVFEVTPSVRISDIQGTGHISPLRGQTVSNVAGIVTVTASNGFYLQDPNPDSDDRTSEGIFVFTSSAPTVSVGDSILVNGTVAEFRPGNNANNLTVTQITSPTIVTLSSGNALPTATILGNGGRTIPTTVIDNDTTGNIETGTTTFDPAQDGIDFYESLEGVRVQVNNPITTSPTASFGTSQEIWVLADNGANATGRTVRGGSLISASDFNPERIQIDDLNNALVLPEVNVGTQLSSITGVVNYDFSNYEVLVSAAPTVVQDSTLQREVTNLTPTTDQLTVATFNVENLDPSDGAIKFNNLASRIVNNLQSPDIISLEEIQDNNGATNDSVVDASTTFQTLINAIAVAGGPTYQYRQIDPVDDTNGGEPGGNIRVGFLFNPNRVNFVDRPGGTSTSSTTVSNVSGVPTVSNSPGLIDPTNSAFTSSRKPLVGEFTFKGETVYIIGNHFNSKGGDQPLFGVNQPPTLTSETQRQQQATLVKNFVDSILAINPNANVVVAGDLNDFEFSNPVTTLESAGLNSLIETLPQNERYTYNFEGNAQTLDHILVSNSLLSKLDGYDVVHINSEFADQDSDHDPSVARFNLSRNNAPTVVQPIDDQIISTDKPFSFNVSNKFADVDQGDTLSYSATGLPTGSSIVASTGVISGTISQVGIFGVTVTATDSSGANVSDRFDLTVANNKATFGNDIIFIDQLSGLNTVNALTGSDRVIGTDGNETIDGGVGDDYLDAKGGNDIIFGGLGNDTILGGLGNDTISGEVGNDTISGEAGNDTLDGGLGNDTISGGLGNDTISGGFGNDRLIGWGGGTNEIDVLNPLIINQGVDTYVLGDATSVFYASSGNLDYANIASFRANDQIQLKGSASNYSLGVSAIRSTVGIFTNSGTELIGVVENGLNSNTNLATDTRFVFV